TGATTAGGGTTGCACAGCCCCAATTTTGCGGCTTGCCATTCCTGCCATTTTTGATCGGCGGCGGCAAAGATCGGTGACGGCTGCCATACCAGGCCAGTTAATGGCGTATTCTCGATCGGCCAGAGAAAATTTGCACCGGCATATACAGTTTGATAGAGGGTAGTTTCCTGGGTCTCCTGCTGCAAAATATCAAAACACACTTCGGCAATGCTGGCTTCGATTATTTGTTGGATTGGCTTCAGCGCCACCAGCTTTTTTTGCAACAGTAATTGCAGTAAGTAATAGTCCCAGTAGGTTTCATGGCCAGCAGTATCAAGCGATCGACGATCGGCCAAATTCAATTGTGGTACAAACCGAACCAGATTCCGACGCGATCGGCGATATACATCCTTACCGCCAGTGGCCCAAACAATCCGCCCCTTGGCAAAAAATATACTCCACTTGCAATCCTGCAAAGAACTGTGGACATCAAGTCTGCCGCTGAAGAACTTTTGGCCGTGACGCAGTAAATGGTACCCCAGGCTATCAAGCTCGCCCCGACGCGATCGTAGCAATTCAGAAACATCCGGCGTGGAATGGGAATTCCGGGCTTTGTCGCTTATCACAATCTTTATTCCCCAGCACAGTCTTAGGCTTGGATACTAACAAATGCTGGAGAAGTATGAAATCGGCAATATAGCTGAATTACAGCAATTTGCGACCTTGTCCTAGGCCAGACGATCGCTCTGGCGTGATTAAGCTAGATTTTGAGGGCTAGCTTTCATTTATGCCTCAACTGTTGCTAGCTCGATCATACATTCGTACATTGCTTATCACTAGTTGGTGATTCTGCGTAGTAATTGCTGGGGTTGAGCAAAAGAATTGTTATAGCCAAACAAATGCAAAAATATTTCTGTGACAAATAGAAGGATTGATATAAATGCATGAACCAATTCCTAGTTGCCCATTGGCTGCTCGCTCAAGAACTACTAGTTAATTGCGATTGGACTGATCAAATTTATTATCAAAGTTATTACCCTTGCCCTCTTCGATCGCCTTTTTTTCTTGATTCTGACCAAATTCAGGCGCTAATGATTCAATCGATTCAGGGGAGCAGGTTTCTGGTTGATGATCATAATTATGCTTGCTGCCAAGTTTACGATCGGCCAGGTGGCGCTGTTTGGCCTGCCGTCTAATCCTGACGATTACCTGATAGGAAGCGATCGCCATAATTACTGTTGTCACCGCCGCATAGGTGCCCCCCGCTGGCATCCCGGAAAAAGCTAGCGCCAGACTGCCCACCCACAAAGTCAAGGCATAAATATAAATTACGGTGCGCCGTTTTGATAAACCTGCCCGTACCAGGCGATGATGCAAATGGTGTTTGCCCGCGCCCATCAACGACTCACCCCGCCGCAATCGCTCCAGCAACACCGCAGAGCCATCCAGGATCGGCACCGCCAGAATAATATAGGGCAAAATTACCGCTACCGTGGTAACACTTTTCACCAACCCCAGCACACTTACCCCAGCCAGGGTAAAGCCTAGATAATAGGCTCCCCCATCACCCATAAATATTTCCGCCGCACTGGTGAATTTAAAGTTGTAGCGCAAGAAACCCAGACACCCACCCGCCAGAGCCGCCGCGATCAAAGCAGCAGCAGGCTGATCCATAAATAAACTGGCAATTAAAATCACCGCCGCCGCGATCGCACTCACACCAGCAGCCAATCCATCCAAGCCATCGATCCAGTTAATTGCATTCGGCATCCCGGCCAGCCACAACACCGTAATCGGCAAACTCAACCAGCCGAGATTAATTACCCCAATAAAAGGGATCGTAATAAAATCAATGCTCACCCCCACCTGCCAGGCGACCGCCGCGATCGCAAGCTGAAGCACCAAGCGAAACCCAGCGGAAAGATTAAAAATATCATCGGCCAAGCCCACCAGAAAGAAAGCTAGGCCACCGATGGTTACGCCCCAGATTTCGTAGTCTTGCTCCCTGGGCAACACACCAAACCAACCAAATTCCCAGGCCAGCAAAAGCGCCACCAATGAACCCAGAAAGATCGATACGCCGCCCAATCGCACCACCGGCGCACTATGCATTTTGCGATCGTTAGGGCGATCGACTACCCCAGCCCGTAGCCCCAAACGACGCACGATCGGAACCGTGCACCAGACCACCAGGGTTGATACACCAAACACAACTAAATATGGAATTGCAGATCCCTGCACCATTAGAAAACGATTGAGCCCTACTTACATCTCCGTTTGCCAGCATATCAGCAATCACTGAGCTATCAATCGGCTAAGCGATCCAAATTCGCTGCTTTGTTGCGATGCATGGCAATTAAATGCCCAAGCCCAGATCATACCTAATCACGGCTACCTAAAAGCCGCGCCAAACGGGTTTAACTGGATCGAATCAATAATCGAATAAATATAAATATAAATATTAAGGTCAATGAGCAGCTTCTTGGGTTAGGCAAATGTCGGCACCTTCTGATCCGTGCCCGCATACAAGTTTTCATAGAGCGGAAAGCGCTCACAGAGAGCAGCTACGCGCTGTTGGCATTGTGCTTTAATCGACTCGTCTTCTGGGTTAAGCAGGCGATCGGCAATAATATTGGCGATTTCCTTGAATTCCTCGGTGCCCATACCCCTGGTGGTCATGGCTGGTGAACCCAAACGCAAGCCACTGGTCACAAACGGGGATTCCGGATCAAAGGGAACAGTGTTTTTATTGGCCGTAATTTGCACATCACTAACCAAGCGATCGGCAATTTTGCCAGTCATACCAATGCTGCGCAGATCCACCAGGATCAAATGGTTGTCGGTGCCATCGGAAACCAGTTTGAAGCCGCGTTCCTGGAGGCGAGTGCCCATTGCCTGAGCATTGGCGATCACCTGGGCGGAATAATCCTTGAATTCCGGTTGCAGTGCTTCCCCGAATGCCACCGCCTTCGCTGCGATCACATGCTCAAGGGGGCCACCCTGTGAACCAGGAAATACACCCTTATCAAATTTCTTGCCCAGATCTGGATCGCGGGTGAGAATAAGGCCACCGCGAGGGCCGCGCAGGGTTTTATGGGTGGTGGTGGTGACCACATCACAGATCGGCACTGGATTGGGATGATTGCCCGTGGCGACCAATCCGGCAATGTGGGCAATGTCTGCCATTAAGTAGGCACCCACCTGATCGGCGATCGCCCTGAACCTGTCAAAGTCGATTTTGCGCGGATAGGCCGAATAACCACAGATGATCATTTTGGGCTTGTGCTCCAGCGCCAGGGCACGTACCTGCTCAAAATCGATCTGCTCGGTTTGCTGGTTTACGCCATACTGCACCACCTTGAACCACTTGCCGGAAACATTCACCGGAGAGCCGTGGGTGAGGTGGCCACCGTGGGACAAATCCATGCCCATGATTGTATCGCCTGGTTTCAGTAGCGCCAGAAAAACCGCAAAGTTGGCCTGGGCACCGGAGTGGGGTTGCACGTTGGCATGGGCAGCGCCGAAGATTTGCTTAGCCCGATCGATCGCCAAAGACTCTACTTCATCGATGAATTCACAGCCGCCGTAGTAGCGTTTGCCCGGTAGACCTTCGGCATATTTATTGGTTAGCACCGACCCTTGAGCTGCCATCACAGCGGGGGAAGCAAAGTTTTCACTGGCGATCAACTCGATGTGGGTGCGTTGTCTGCCCAGCTCTCGGCCCAGCATTTGGGCAACTTGTGGATCGCTTTGGGCTAAGGATGAAATGAAGGCCACGGCAAATCTCCCGATTGAATACTTTATTAACTAGAACTAATTAGAATTACCTAGTCTACCTAAGCTTACTCAAGCTTATTCAGTTTAACTAAGCTTGATCATGACCAATAGTTGTTGGTGTGGTTTGCAGCTTGACGCTGTGTGTCAATCCTGCTCGAATATGCTAGCACGCTTAACTACAACCTTGGTAAGTGGTAATTTTTAAAGTTGCGATCAGGGCTAAAATCCTGAATCTAGTTAGCTTTTCTTGCTCAAACTTATGGGTCTGCTAAGGTTAAAGAGAATGATAGTTAGACTTTTTGAATTTTTTTGCTTAAGGTTGCTGATTATTGCTCAAGATCACAGGTTATTAAAAATTTCGATCGCCCCTGATATCTTTCCAAGCGGCTCCAGCACATGACGATCGCCCCTACCAAAACCTATACTGCGGCTGAATATTTGACCCTGGAAACCGAATCAGAAATTCGGAATGAATATCGTGATGGTGAAATTATACCTATGACCGGTGGCACACCTGCCCATAACCAAATCGCGGGGGCATTGTTGGTGATTCTAAAATTAGCGCTGAAGGGTCAGCCATATCAGGTATTTATCGCCGATCAAAGGTTACATATTCCCGATCGCAATATTTATACTTATCCCGATCTAATGGTTACGGCTCAGCCTCTACAACTACAAACGGGGCGCAATGATACGGTGATTAATCCCGTGGCGATCGCGGAGGTTTTATCGGACTCAACCAAAAATTACGATCGCACGGATAAGTTTGCTGCCTATCGATCGAT
The sequence above is a segment of the Pseudanabaena sp. PCC 7367 genome. Coding sequences within it:
- a CDS encoding glycosyltransferase family 4 protein, with protein sequence MVQGSAIPYLVVFGVSTLVVWCTVPIVRRLGLRAGVVDRPNDRKMHSAPVVRLGGVSIFLGSLVALLLAWEFGWFGVLPREQDYEIWGVTIGGLAFFLVGLADDIFNLSAGFRLVLQLAIAAVAWQVGVSIDFITIPFIGVINLGWLSLPITVLWLAGMPNAINWIDGLDGLAAGVSAIAAAVILIASLFMDQPAAALIAAALAGGCLGFLRYNFKFTSAAEIFMGDGGAYYLGFTLAGVSVLGLVKSVTTVAVILPYIILAVPILDGSAVLLERLRRGESLMGAGKHHLHHRLVRAGLSKRRTVIYIYALTLWVGSLALAFSGMPAGGTYAAVTTVIMAIASYQVIVRIRRQAKQRHLADRKLGSKHNYDHQPETCSPESIESLAPEFGQNQEKKAIEEGKGNNFDNKFDQSNRN
- the glyA gene encoding serine hydroxymethyltransferase; its protein translation is MAFISSLAQSDPQVAQMLGRELGRQRTHIELIASENFASPAVMAAQGSVLTNKYAEGLPGKRYYGGCEFIDEVESLAIDRAKQIFGAAHANVQPHSGAQANFAVFLALLKPGDTIMGMDLSHGGHLTHGSPVNVSGKWFKVVQYGVNQQTEQIDFEQVRALALEHKPKMIICGYSAYPRKIDFDRFRAIADQVGAYLMADIAHIAGLVATGNHPNPVPICDVVTTTTHKTLRGPRGGLILTRDPDLGKKFDKGVFPGSQGGPLEHVIAAKAVAFGEALQPEFKDYSAQVIANAQAMGTRLQERGFKLVSDGTDNHLILVDLRSIGMTGKIADRLVSDVQITANKNTVPFDPESPFVTSGLRLGSPAMTTRGMGTEEFKEIANIIADRLLNPEDESIKAQCQQRVAALCERFPLYENLYAGTDQKVPTFA
- a CDS encoding Uma2 family endonuclease; translation: MTIAPTKTYTAAEYLTLETESEIRNEYRDGEIIPMTGGTPAHNQIAGALLVILKLALKGQPYQVFIADQRLHIPDRNIYTYPDLMVTAQPLQLQTGRNDTVINPVAIAEVLSDSTKNYDRTDKFAAYRSIASFQEYLLIDQYQPHVEHYSKQGNREWLFREYDSVSDQLLMRSIQVEVSLAELYEGIEFASN